A part of Paenibacillus sp. IHBB 10380 genomic DNA contains:
- a CDS encoding DNA packaging protein: protein MVITLAKEHRKRISRKLKERPEKLAELKEILTDFEQFCFRMLKIKDKSGAMVRLILNDAQRRYAAKVFEDIAAGKPVRIIILKARQMGFSTVTEALIYYFTSLQEAKNAFIVAQSSDASSNLFEMFQLYYERVPSVIQPMTRKNNAKKLTFENPAIRTADRRRNPGLKSKITVQTAESRVLARSDTIHYLHASEVAFWPAKKKKRHLLSLLAALSKEPGSIGVIESTANGMEEFKQMWDAAVKGESDFSPLFFAWFEMPDYRKPVPPGFELTDEEKELKAKYDLDDEQLQWRRYTIRNDCGGDSRQFDQEYPSEPDEAFLLSGESIFDNKFIKRLKETISLMGGVHDIDFVKNKIILSHAGELVIYRKPEQGKRYVLAADTAKGKEDGDYDAAYVIDERTGEMCAALHGKWDTDLYGKKLNTLGLYYNTALLAVENNNTGESVLNTLYNTCHYPLLFMHKKGSMGWNTNQATRPVMISDLKEAIRDELYDVYCPELYTECMTLIDNKGKAEADSGCHDDRIMAYSIALQVRQVAGRWFDWYERKLRKQYEEDSQEEAGWI, encoded by the coding sequence GTGGTAATCACACTTGCAAAGGAGCATCGGAAGCGGATCTCTCGTAAATTAAAGGAGCGACCAGAGAAACTGGCCGAACTAAAGGAGATCCTCACAGACTTCGAGCAGTTTTGTTTCCGTATGTTGAAGATCAAGGACAAGTCCGGGGCCATGGTTCGGTTAATCCTCAACGATGCCCAACGGCGATATGCTGCCAAAGTGTTCGAGGATATAGCGGCAGGGAAGCCCGTTCGGATTATTATCCTGAAGGCCCGACAGATGGGCTTTTCAACGGTGACAGAGGCGTTGATTTACTATTTCACGTCATTGCAGGAAGCAAAGAATGCCTTTATCGTTGCTCAGTCTTCCGATGCTTCCAGCAACCTGTTCGAAATGTTCCAGTTATACTATGAGAGGGTTCCTTCTGTTATTCAACCCATGACCAGGAAGAACAACGCCAAGAAGCTGACCTTTGAGAATCCCGCGATCCGAACGGCAGACCGCCGCAGGAATCCGGGATTGAAGTCAAAGATCACAGTTCAAACGGCGGAAAGCCGGGTTCTGGCCCGTTCCGATACCATTCATTATCTGCATGCTTCAGAGGTGGCCTTCTGGCCCGCCAAGAAAAAGAAGCGGCATTTGCTTTCCCTTCTGGCCGCGTTATCCAAAGAACCTGGCAGCATTGGGGTTATTGAATCAACGGCGAACGGCATGGAAGAATTCAAACAAATGTGGGATGCAGCCGTTAAGGGCGAGAGCGATTTTTCTCCGCTCTTTTTTGCATGGTTTGAAATGCCCGATTACCGCAAGCCGGTACCGCCCGGCTTTGAGCTGACGGATGAAGAAAAGGAACTGAAAGCCAAGTACGACTTGGACGACGAGCAATTGCAGTGGCGTCGATATACGATACGAAACGACTGCGGCGGTGATTCACGTCAGTTTGACCAGGAATATCCTTCCGAACCTGACGAAGCGTTCCTGTTATCTGGTGAAAGCATCTTTGATAACAAGTTCATTAAGCGCCTGAAGGAAACGATTAGCCTTATGGGCGGCGTTCATGATATCGACTTTGTGAAGAACAAGATTATCCTGTCACATGCTGGTGAACTCGTTATATATCGAAAACCAGAGCAGGGAAAAAGGTACGTCCTGGCTGCCGATACAGCGAAGGGCAAGGAAGACGGTGACTATGACGCTGCCTATGTGATCGATGAACGTACAGGCGAAATGTGTGCGGCTCTGCACGGGAAATGGGACACGGACTTGTATGGCAAGAAGCTAAACACGTTAGGCTTGTATTACAATACAGCTTTACTTGCAGTAGAGAACAACAATACAGGTGAATCTGTCTTAAATACGTTATACAACACATGTCATTACCCGTTACTGTTCATGCATAAGAAGGGTTCAATGGGTTGGAACACGAACCAAGCCACCCGCCCTGTGATGATCAGTGATCTCAAGGAAGCTATCAGGGACGAACTGTACGACGTTTATTGTCCTGAGTTATATACCGAGTGTATGACACTAATCGATAATAAAGGCAAGGCAGAAGCGGACAGCGGCTGCCACGATGACCGGATCATGGCCTATTCCATTGCTCTGCAGGTGCGGCAAGTCGCTGGCAGATGGTTTGACTGGTATGAGAGGAAATTGAGAAAGCAGTATGAAGAAGACTCCCAAGAGGAAGCGGGGTGGATATAG
- a CDS encoding phage terminase small subunit-related protein: MARERSPERDKAKKMWLESSGAMKLKDIATALNVGETQVRKWKSQDKWAADLNSNVTNELKGNVAKRGAPKGNKNAVGNRGGAPPDNQNAKGNKGGAGGPYRNKKALKTGMYETIFMDTLDEDEQELLEQIDTSPIVQAEEQLLMLSLQERRHLKRIKLLEEGMTDEERKIKEELHQRKDKMSYTSPTTGKKSIVPLLTEGMKITEITTVVTSKLDKILKQEEALTKTRDKKIRVINLITNLQQEDEKLAIARERLELEKFKVYGDKPEGDGDEDDGEDDGDDLRW; the protein is encoded by the coding sequence ATGGCCAGAGAAAGAAGTCCTGAACGGGACAAGGCTAAAAAGATGTGGCTGGAGAGCAGCGGGGCGATGAAGCTTAAAGACATTGCCACTGCTCTTAATGTCGGGGAAACACAGGTCCGTAAATGGAAGTCTCAAGACAAATGGGCTGCTGATTTGAATAGTAACGTTACTAATGAATTGAAAGGTAACGTTGCTAAACGAGGAGCGCCTAAAGGTAACAAGAACGCTGTGGGCAATCGTGGGGGCGCACCGCCGGATAATCAAAATGCCAAAGGGAATAAAGGTGGAGCAGGAGGGCCGTATCGAAACAAGAAGGCTCTCAAAACAGGAATGTATGAAACGATCTTTATGGATACGCTCGATGAAGATGAACAGGAGCTGCTGGAGCAGATTGATACCTCACCGATCGTGCAGGCTGAAGAGCAGTTATTAATGCTCTCCCTGCAGGAACGTCGTCACCTGAAGCGTATTAAGTTGCTGGAAGAAGGTATGACAGATGAGGAGCGTAAGATCAAAGAAGAGTTACATCAGCGCAAGGACAAGATGTCCTATACAAGCCCAACAACAGGTAAAAAATCCATCGTCCCTCTATTAACTGAGGGCATGAAGATTACCGAGATTACCACAGTCGTCACATCTAAGCTGGATAAGATCCTGAAGCAAGAGGAAGCTTTGACCAAGACAAGAGACAAGAAGATCAGGGTTATCAACCTGATCACCAACCTGCAGCAGGAAGATGAGAAGCTAGCAATTGCTAGAGAGCGGCTGGAGTTGGAGAAATTCAAAGTCTATGGTGATAAACCAGAAGGGGACGGTGATGAAGATGACGGTGAAGATGATGGGGATGATCTAAGGTGGTAA
- the def gene encoding peptide deformylase codes for MTIKIILPFGDPILRKLSKPVESITPRIIKLLDDMTDTLYASDGAGLAAPQVGILRRVIVMDCGEGLIELINPEIIYRSGEQVGPEGCLSYPGYAGVVKRSQSVKIKSLTRSGSESFIEAEGLLARCIQHEIDHLNGILYIDHIKDGLFYNEETNERASLFEANKLICSNSL; via the coding sequence ATGACAATAAAGATTATTTTGCCATTTGGAGATCCTATTCTTCGAAAGTTATCTAAGCCAGTTGAAAGCATTACTCCAAGAATCATTAAACTTCTTGATGATATGACTGATACACTTTACGCTTCGGATGGAGCTGGCTTAGCAGCCCCTCAAGTCGGAATTCTAAGAAGAGTTATTGTTATGGATTGCGGTGAAGGTTTAATTGAATTAATTAATCCCGAGATAATTTATCGAAGCGGAGAACAAGTGGGACCAGAAGGATGTTTATCATATCCGGGTTACGCGGGTGTAGTAAAGAGATCTCAATCTGTAAAAATCAAAAGTTTAACTAGATCCGGTTCAGAGTCTTTTATTGAAGCTGAAGGGTTACTAGCAAGATGCATCCAACATGAAATTGATCATTTAAATGGAATTCTCTACATAGATCATATCAAAGATGGTTTATTTTATAATGAGGAAACTAATGAAAGGGCGAGTCTGTTTGAAGCGAATAAGTTAATATGTAGCAATTCGCTTTAA
- a CDS encoding helix-turn-helix domain-containing protein, giving the protein MLEWMLRKIMADRGIWSGVALARLLKEKTDYSLSAPSISALLSGKPKQMKADTLDALCTALECKPNDLWVHTPSSRVKGA; this is encoded by the coding sequence TTGCTCGAATGGATGTTGAGAAAAATAATGGCTGACAGAGGTATATGGTCAGGTGTAGCGTTAGCGCGTCTTTTAAAAGAAAAAACAGACTATAGTCTTTCTGCACCTTCCATCAGTGCTCTATTATCAGGAAAGCCTAAGCAAATGAAGGCAGATACGCTTGATGCGTTATGTACAGCTTTAGAATGTAAACCAAATGACTTATGGGTTCATACTCCATCTTCAAGAGTAAAGGGTGCATAG
- a CDS encoding site-specific DNA-methyltransferase has translation MDIRNIPIDKINAATYNPRVDLRPGDPEYEKLKRSIEQFGYIDPIIWNERTGNMVGGHQRYKIMVNELGHTELDVSVVNLDDQQEKLLNIALNKVSGRWDDEALARLLDDLQVSGADISLSGFEFEEIEELISSLPDTPDIQEPVIEDDFDVQKALDNIKKTETQRGDVWQLGRHILMCGDSTSEEDVNRLMDGKKAALVVTDPPYNVAVESSSARLSADGRGSIMNDDMPAEEFAGFLHAVFERYADVMDPTAAIYVFHPSSYQREFEEAMNAASIIARCQCIWVKNAATFGWAQYRFKHEPVFYAHIKGKAPAWYGDRCQTTVWKSGLPMEEQLPETIWEVSKGDVSKYVHPTQKPLELLAIPIRNSSKQGDEVADFFGGSGSTLMTCDQLGRTCRTMELDPIFCDVIKMRYQEATGIEPVLLRRVDPAA, from the coding sequence ATGGATATTAGAAACATACCTATAGATAAGATTAATGCAGCTACTTATAACCCTCGTGTCGACCTTCGGCCTGGTGATCCTGAGTACGAGAAATTAAAGAGATCCATTGAACAATTCGGTTACATCGATCCGATCATTTGGAATGAACGTACAGGGAATATGGTTGGCGGTCATCAACGTTATAAGATTATGGTTAATGAGCTGGGTCATACTGAGCTTGACGTATCCGTCGTGAACTTAGACGATCAACAAGAGAAGCTACTGAACATCGCACTGAACAAAGTCTCTGGCCGGTGGGATGATGAAGCACTGGCCAGATTATTGGATGACCTGCAGGTGAGTGGAGCTGATATTTCTTTATCAGGATTTGAGTTTGAGGAAATAGAAGAGTTGATCAGTAGTCTTCCTGACACTCCTGATATACAGGAACCAGTCATTGAGGATGATTTCGACGTTCAGAAAGCCTTGGACAATATCAAAAAAACCGAAACACAACGTGGTGATGTGTGGCAGCTTGGCAGGCATATCCTGATGTGCGGTGACTCTACTAGTGAAGAAGATGTTAACCGGCTCATGGATGGTAAGAAGGCAGCACTGGTCGTTACGGACCCACCTTACAATGTCGCAGTAGAAAGCAGTTCTGCTCGTTTATCAGCCGACGGTCGCGGCTCCATAATGAACGATGATATGCCTGCAGAGGAATTTGCGGGCTTTTTGCATGCAGTCTTCGAGCGATATGCCGATGTCATGGACCCGACTGCAGCTATTTACGTTTTCCATCCCTCATCTTATCAACGGGAGTTTGAAGAGGCTATGAACGCCGCCAGCATTATCGCTCGCTGCCAGTGCATCTGGGTGAAAAACGCGGCCACGTTTGGGTGGGCACAGTATCGCTTCAAACATGAGCCAGTGTTTTATGCACATATTAAAGGGAAGGCTCCTGCTTGGTATGGCGATCGTTGTCAGACTACAGTTTGGAAGTCTGGTTTACCAATGGAGGAGCAGTTGCCTGAGACGATTTGGGAGGTTTCAAAAGGTGACGTTAGTAAATACGTGCATCCTACACAGAAGCCACTAGAGCTCCTAGCTATTCCAATCAGGAACAGCAGCAAGCAAGGCGATGAGGTCGCTGATTTCTTCGGGGGTAGTGGATCCACTCTTATGACATGTGATCAACTTGGTAGGACATGCCGGACAATGGAACTGGATCCTATCTTTTGTGACGTCATTAAGATGAGGTACCAGGAAGCTACTGGTATTGAGCCTGTGCTGCTTCGTCGTGTAGATCCCGCAGCCTAA
- a CDS encoding Kelch repeat-containing protein, giving the protein MKKFLLTVLSMILVCLTFGPNITFAEQGEWVSVSDLPVARTGSAVAEVNGLVYVFGGTAAGTEAAVGEKTKTTFVYDPKGDTWTQKKDMPTSRAGVSAVVYEENIYVLGGYYDNNGSTHRTNKVEVYNTQTDTWKTVSNMITARSWAKSVILDNMIYVIGGANENATIVPIVERYDISNDTWTKKKNFPATLNAMSAESVNEKIYAFGGATTWSSGMSGSIYEYNVNEDSWTKKSDMSTATTSTATATYNGEIYIMGGQKDSSMQSRVEVYNPETNESRLITDLTFSRTQSVGVIVNGKIYIIGGTNGTKTLNTVEMYSLESKEPVDPTEPPSGNRAILVVTMDTGLEKEFDLSMKEVSAFISWYEEKNSGLGTASYAINKHNNNKGPFSSRKDYVVFNKILTFEVSEY; this is encoded by the coding sequence GTGAAAAAGTTTCTATTAACTGTTTTAAGCATGATTTTGGTATGTTTGACTTTTGGGCCAAACATTACTTTTGCGGAACAGGGTGAATGGGTTAGTGTCAGTGATTTGCCGGTTGCACGAACAGGATCAGCAGTGGCTGAAGTAAATGGGCTCGTTTATGTTTTTGGAGGAACGGCAGCTGGCACCGAAGCGGCGGTAGGAGAAAAGACAAAAACTACTTTTGTTTATGATCCTAAAGGTGACACGTGGACACAGAAGAAAGATATGCCAACGAGTCGAGCAGGTGTTTCAGCAGTAGTTTATGAAGAGAACATTTATGTGCTCGGTGGATATTATGATAACAATGGTTCTACCCATAGGACAAACAAAGTTGAGGTGTATAACACACAAACAGATACCTGGAAAACAGTTTCAAATATGATAACGGCTAGATCTTGGGCCAAATCAGTAATTTTAGATAATATGATTTATGTTATTGGCGGAGCTAATGAAAATGCAACGATTGTACCTATAGTCGAGAGATATGATATTAGTAATGATACATGGACAAAAAAGAAAAATTTCCCTGCTACATTAAATGCAATGAGTGCTGAATCTGTAAATGAAAAAATATATGCGTTTGGCGGGGCTACAACTTGGTCTAGTGGAATGTCAGGGTCAATCTATGAATATAATGTCAATGAAGACAGTTGGACGAAAAAAAGTGATATGAGTACTGCAACAACTTCAACTGCAACAGCTACTTACAATGGGGAAATTTATATAATGGGAGGTCAAAAAGACTCCTCGATGCAATCACGTGTTGAGGTTTACAATCCTGAAACTAATGAAAGCAGATTAATTACTGATTTAACTTTTAGTAGAACTCAAAGTGTAGGAGTAATTGTTAATGGTAAGATTTATATTATAGGTGGAACAAACGGTACAAAGACGTTGAATACAGTTGAGATGTACTCATTGGAAAGCAAAGAGCCAGTGGATCCAACAGAGCCACCAAGTGGAAACAGGGCAATTTTGGTTGTTACAATGGATACGGGTCTTGAAAAGGAATTCGATCTTTCTATGAAAGAAGTCAGTGCCTTTATTTCGTGGTACGAAGAAAAAAACTCTGGATTAGGTACTGCATCCTACGCAATTAACAAACATAATAATAATAAAGGCCCGTTCAGCAGTCGTAAAGACTACGTAGTATTTAATAAAATATTGACGTTTGAAGTAAGCGAATATTAA
- a CDS encoding ArpU family phage packaging/lysis transcriptional regulator yields MGKRRKNPLQLAFNILPIDEAATRAAVEERLEEVRQYRQIGLVRREAVLTPSYAPRYHGATNEISKPTENIAVWNVDKEAELKEKDRLLDLAMSRLSSVQREVIERSYLDDEGEFDFISCSEMGLGDRTFRRIKVGAIKILAFALKLEIIEDTKETSNSKYEVG; encoded by the coding sequence ATGGGGAAAAGACGTAAGAATCCACTTCAGTTAGCATTCAACATTCTGCCGATCGATGAGGCTGCAACCCGCGCTGCGGTGGAGGAACGTTTGGAAGAGGTTCGGCAGTATAGACAGATCGGTCTTGTTCGAAGAGAAGCGGTACTGACGCCATCTTATGCTCCTAGATACCATGGAGCAACGAACGAGATTAGTAAGCCGACTGAAAATATAGCTGTATGGAATGTAGATAAGGAAGCAGAGCTGAAGGAAAAGGATCGGCTGCTAGATTTGGCGATGAGTAGGCTGTCGAGTGTTCAGCGTGAAGTGATAGAGCGGAGTTACCTTGATGATGAAGGAGAGTTTGATTTTATAAGTTGTTCTGAAATGGGGTTAGGCGATCGAACGTTTCGACGAATAAAAGTAGGTGCTATAAAGATACTCGCATTTGCTTTAAAACTTGAAATTATAGAGGACACTAAAGAAACGAGTAACTCAAAGTATGAGGTAGGGTGA
- a CDS encoding ASCH domain-containing protein, whose product MKVITIIQPWATLIALGEKKFETRSWETKHRGELAIHAGKKVDKDAWMNEVIYMTLQKHGILTVNDLPTGVIVAIANLEDCYKISRPSGEDGIVCLKGNPTSKTWGGYPSNERIFGDYSEGRYAWELADVKPLTDQISAKGQQGLWNWEGE is encoded by the coding sequence ATGAAGGTTATAACTATCATACAGCCTTGGGCAACGCTGATCGCACTCGGGGAAAAGAAGTTTGAAACGCGCAGCTGGGAGACTAAACATCGAGGCGAGTTGGCTATTCATGCTGGTAAGAAAGTCGATAAGGACGCTTGGATGAACGAAGTGATTTACATGACTCTGCAAAAGCATGGAATCTTGACCGTTAATGATTTGCCTACAGGGGTAATCGTAGCAATAGCAAATTTGGAAGATTGTTATAAAATATCACGTCCTTCCGGTGAAGATGGCATAGTCTGCCTTAAAGGGAACCCAACATCAAAGACTTGGGGGGGATATCCGAGCAACGAACGAATTTTTGGTGACTACAGTGAAGGTCGTTATGCTTGGGAACTTGCTGATGTAAAACCTCTAACGGATCAGATCTCGGCTAAGGGGCAGCAGGGATTATGGAACTGGGAAGGTGAGTAA
- a CDS encoding LexA family protein: MIIKPITRRQSEVLEFIKLFIGKEGYPPTVREITEHMDYQSSSTAFHLLEQLVLKGYITKGDSPRTIRVIDRGKLDNPELKEFEVVLIDGRLVIDLNELTEDYKVRGYTGLPETFDCGVIGLIPVVGKIQMTDEQYAKIQAAYSNGGVCDWCGEIVAELSRPHFHDFAPGKWMCQGCWDHDREVYKGSYGDDIGKFEPIKGGKS; encoded by the coding sequence ATGATCATCAAACCAATAACCAGGCGTCAGTCCGAGGTGTTGGAATTCATTAAATTATTTATTGGAAAAGAAGGCTATCCTCCTACCGTCAGGGAGATCACAGAGCACATGGATTATCAATCATCTTCAACGGCGTTCCATCTGCTTGAGCAGCTGGTCCTGAAGGGATATATCACGAAAGGCGATAGTCCACGGACAATCCGAGTTATTGATCGGGGGAAGTTGGACAATCCTGAATTGAAAGAATTCGAAGTTGTACTGATCGATGGCAGGCTAGTAATTGACCTGAATGAATTGACAGAGGATTACAAAGTACGTGGTTATACTGGACTACCGGAAACATTTGATTGCGGGGTGATTGGATTAATTCCGGTTGTCGGAAAAATCCAAATGACAGATGAACAGTATGCCAAGATACAGGCTGCATACTCAAACGGTGGAGTGTGCGACTGGTGTGGAGAGATCGTAGCGGAATTAAGTCGTCCTCATTTTCATGATTTCGCTCCTGGAAAGTGGATGTGCCAAGGTTGTTGGGATCATGATCGGGAAGTGTACAAGGGTAGCTATGGGGATGATATTGGGAAGTTTGAGCCTATCAAGGGAGGTAAGTCATGA
- a CDS encoding HNH endonuclease signature motif containing protein — translation MTHKYTKEQKRFIEEIASGKYNEEIAKLFNDRFGTDITEGQIKSYKANHKIKSNVPRKRITGDEGLFTQEQKDFIKKNVGGCLNQELAELVNEEFSLQITARQMNTFKKNHGLVSGVDCRFRKGDTPANKGTKGLYNVGGNRTSFKPGQPALNYKPVGYERIDRDGYVLVKVQDDGPWQKRWRHKHKVMWEEVNGPVPPGHALLFIDQNKQNIVSENLTLVTRKQLARLNQNNLLSNNAELTKTGIIMADIYGKIGERKKMNSGRRIKRTPKEIVGK, via the coding sequence ATGACTCATAAATATACAAAGGAACAGAAGAGATTCATCGAAGAAATTGCTTCAGGGAAGTATAACGAAGAAATTGCTAAATTGTTTAATGATAGGTTTGGGACTGACATCACAGAAGGACAGATCAAAAGCTACAAAGCCAATCACAAGATTAAAAGTAACGTTCCAAGGAAACGGATAACCGGCGATGAAGGGTTGTTCACACAAGAGCAAAAGGATTTCATTAAGAAAAATGTTGGTGGCTGCTTAAATCAAGAACTCGCTGAACTTGTCAATGAAGAGTTTAGTCTTCAGATCACAGCCAGGCAAATGAATACGTTTAAAAAAAATCACGGTTTGGTCAGCGGAGTGGATTGTCGCTTCCGGAAAGGGGACACTCCGGCAAACAAAGGGACAAAAGGATTGTACAACGTTGGAGGAAATAGAACCTCTTTTAAGCCAGGGCAGCCAGCTTTAAATTACAAGCCAGTTGGATATGAAAGAATTGATCGAGACGGCTATGTGTTGGTTAAAGTACAGGATGACGGCCCTTGGCAAAAGAGATGGCGGCATAAACATAAGGTGATGTGGGAAGAAGTAAATGGTCCAGTACCACCAGGTCATGCTTTATTATTCATTGATCAAAACAAACAAAATATAGTATCAGAAAATTTGACCTTGGTGACCCGTAAGCAGTTGGCCCGCTTAAATCAAAATAATTTACTTTCTAATAATGCCGAATTGACTAAGACCGGCATTATTATGGCAGATATCTACGGTAAAATCGGTGAACGAAAAAAGATGAATAGCGGTCGCAGGATTAAAAGGACACCAAAGGAGATTGTGGGGAAATGA
- a CDS encoding crossover junction endodeoxyribonuclease RuvC, whose product MQNGKPIDFGVRDYSNIKMPHVLDAIYQDTFRLIEHEEPDMVVLERPVHFKNANSVLALVGAYSMVTLAALHLGKPVEGIRPTELKLQTGKGNADKETVAFEMQMLFDLDYDEIAVPVLYKLNHPKGKYKAGDVKERLFDPSDAIALCWAYHQKFIKGVA is encoded by the coding sequence ATGCAAAACGGAAAGCCTATTGACTTCGGAGTTAGAGATTATTCAAACATCAAAATGCCACATGTGTTAGATGCAATCTACCAAGATACTTTTCGACTGATCGAGCATGAAGAACCAGATATGGTGGTGTTGGAACGTCCGGTTCACTTCAAGAACGCAAATAGTGTATTGGCACTTGTTGGAGCATATTCCATGGTCACGCTAGCAGCGCTCCATCTTGGAAAGCCAGTTGAAGGAATACGACCGACAGAGCTTAAGCTGCAGACGGGTAAGGGTAACGCAGATAAGGAAACCGTGGCATTCGAAATGCAGATGCTATTTGATCTAGACTATGACGAAATTGCTGTGCCGGTGTTGTACAAGCTTAACCATCCGAAAGGCAAGTATAAAGCAGGCGATGTTAAAGAACGTCTCTTTGATCCATCGGACGCTATCGCACTTTGCTGGGCGTATCACCAAAAATTTATTAAGGGAGTGGCGTAA
- a CDS encoding DUF6906 family protein — MKHLMKPTRRQKLEMARKKLDPKSWYVERDDGKQMIIVSKNKGQVRTLRWGA; from the coding sequence ATGAAGCATTTAATGAAGCCAACAAGACGACAGAAGCTTGAGATGGCAAGGAAAAAACTTGATCCGAAAAGTTGGTATGTTGAACGTGATGACGGCAAGCAAATGATCATTGTCAGTAAGAATAAAGGGCAGGTACGCACCCTACGGTGGGGCGCATGA
- the dnaB gene encoding replicative DNA helicase, with the protein MRSLAELEKIEPPNSQDAETSVLGAVLIDPAAMEEASILKPKAFFSSPHRIIYESMLELFEAGESIDIVTLTSRLEDHGQLETIGGVSYLARVAHSVPTAANIDQYVVILQDKYLLRQLIDAARKQFIDAVESGDVQQVIASMQVVAAKLSDQAAPAQEFKPIREVMMDVYDGIEQRFANKDNGNVTGIATGFDDLDNMTAGFQDGELIIVAARPSVGKTAFALNIAKNVAVKTKETVALFSLEMSDRQLGDRMVSAEGNLDASKIKTGKYEDGDWEKTAIAVGILGETNIFIDDSPVLNVQEIRNKCRRLKKKHGLGLIVIDYLQLIAGSGKRGENRQQEVSEISRTLKQIARELEVPVVALSQLSRGVEQRQDKRPMMSDLRESGSIEQDADIVAFLYRDDYYNADTEKKNIIEIIIAKQRNGPVGTVELVFLKNFNKFVNYERAHDTQPKLPDVKDTNKRWWAN; encoded by the coding sequence ATGCGAAGCTTAGCAGAACTAGAGAAGATTGAACCTCCAAATAGCCAGGACGCTGAAACATCTGTCTTAGGGGCCGTCTTGATCGATCCAGCAGCTATGGAAGAAGCATCGATACTGAAACCCAAGGCATTTTTCAGCTCACCGCACAGGATTATCTATGAATCGATGCTTGAATTGTTTGAAGCAGGCGAGTCAATAGACATTGTAACCTTAACGTCCCGTCTGGAGGATCATGGACAACTAGAGACAATTGGTGGGGTGAGTTACTTAGCCCGAGTTGCTCACTCTGTTCCTACGGCAGCTAATATCGACCAGTACGTTGTCATTTTGCAAGATAAGTACCTGTTGCGTCAGCTTATCGATGCGGCTCGGAAACAGTTCATTGATGCGGTTGAGAGTGGCGATGTGCAGCAAGTTATCGCCAGTATGCAAGTAGTTGCTGCAAAACTTTCAGATCAAGCTGCACCTGCTCAAGAATTCAAGCCGATACGTGAAGTGATGATGGATGTTTACGACGGAATAGAACAACGTTTTGCCAATAAGGACAATGGAAATGTAACGGGAATTGCAACAGGGTTCGATGATCTGGATAATATGACGGCTGGATTTCAGGATGGGGAATTAATCATTGTTGCCGCTAGGCCTTCCGTTGGTAAGACAGCATTTGCACTTAATATAGCTAAGAATGTTGCAGTTAAGACGAAAGAGACCGTGGCATTATTCAGCCTAGAGATGTCAGATAGGCAACTAGGAGATCGGATGGTCAGTGCAGAGGGTAATCTGGATGCCAGTAAAATCAAAACAGGCAAATATGAGGACGGGGATTGGGAAAAGACAGCGATCGCAGTCGGTATCTTAGGAGAAACAAATATCTTCATCGATGACTCTCCGGTTTTAAACGTTCAGGAGATCCGTAATAAATGTCGCAGGTTGAAGAAAAAGCATGGGCTAGGTCTTATCGTTATCGATTACTTGCAGCTGATCGCTGGCTCCGGTAAACGCGGGGAAAATAGACAGCAAGAAGTGTCTGAAATCTCTCGTACATTGAAGCAGATTGCTAGGGAACTGGAAGTGCCGGTGGTTGCATTATCCCAGCTAAGTAGGGGAGTAGAGCAACGCCAAGATAAGCGCCCAATGATGAGTGATTTAAGAGAGTCAGGATCTATCGAGCAAGATGCAGACATTGTTGCTTTCTTGTATCGGGATGATTACTACAATGCTGATACCGAGAAAAAGAACATCATCGAAATTATTATCGCTAAGCAGCGTAATGGTCCAGTCGGAACAGTAGAGCTCGTATTCCTGAAGAACTTCAATAAATTTGTGAATTACGAACGGGCGCACGACACCCAACCAAAACTACCTGATGTGAAGGATACAAATAAACGCTGGTGGGCGAATTAG